In Candidatus Tanganyikabacteria bacterium, one DNA window encodes the following:
- the istB gene encoding IS21-like element helper ATPase IstB has translation MPSSTKSPPSPALAERFAELASQFRLPTVAAEAFTRFTAAGQADALDTLVEVFEMEAQDRKDRRIERLRRASKLPVAKTFETLDLNRLPRKLVAKIRELARGHFLDRADNILAFGLPGVGKSHAACAIGHDLVAAGRSVLFAPTYDIVQHLLAAKRDLELPRALAKLDAFEVVILDDIGYVKQDRDEMEVLFTLMAERYERRSMIITSNLLFSEWDQIFKNPMTTAAAIDRVVHHSTILEFNVPSYRADTAKTRSQADRDQDE, from the coding sequence ATGCCCAGTTCAACCAAGTCACCACCGTCCCCAGCGCTTGCTGAGCGCTTCGCCGAACTCGCAAGCCAGTTTCGGCTCCCGACCGTCGCGGCCGAGGCATTCACCCGCTTCACCGCAGCCGGCCAGGCCGACGCGTTGGATACCCTGGTCGAGGTCTTCGAGATGGAAGCGCAGGATCGCAAGGACCGTCGCATCGAGCGGCTGCGTCGAGCATCCAAGCTCCCAGTGGCCAAGACCTTCGAGACCCTGGATCTCAACCGCCTCCCGCGCAAGCTCGTCGCCAAGATCCGCGAACTGGCTCGCGGCCACTTCCTCGACCGTGCCGACAACATCCTGGCCTTCGGCCTGCCCGGCGTCGGCAAGAGTCACGCCGCCTGCGCGATCGGGCACGACCTTGTCGCGGCCGGCCGCTCCGTGCTCTTCGCCCCGACTTACGACATCGTCCAGCATCTACTTGCGGCCAAGCGCGACCTCGAGTTGCCCAGGGCCCTCGCCAAGCTCGACGCCTTCGAGGTCGTCATCCTCGACGACATCGGCTACGTCAAGCAGGACCGAGACGAGATGGAGGTGCTCTTCACGCTCATGGCCGAGCGCTACGAGCGGCGGTCGATGATCATCACCAGCAACCTGCTCTTCAGCGAGTGGGACCAGATCTTCAAGAACCCCATGACTACCGCCGCGGCGATCGACCGCGTAGTCCACCACTCGACCATCCTCGAGTTCAACGTCCCGAGTTACCGCGCAGACACCGCCAAGACAAGATCTCAGGCGGATCGAGACCAGGACGAATAG
- a CDS encoding N-acetylmuramoyl-L-alanine amidase has translation MRSTNVGSTSVQGGGGVAKPKTVWIPSPNFSSRPGGAGDIDTIVLHHTAGGGTAESVGRYFQNPSAQVSSHYIVGKDGTIVQSVPDGKRAWHAGTSTFKGRSDVNDFSLGIEIVNRGDNQDPYTDAQYEALADLVAWMMKTYDVPWERITGHKDVALPKGRKVDPSNNFSYDRLKREVMQRLGGQAPGPRPEPKPEPKPEPGPRPGPGGTYVVRKGDSLSLIAKRELGDINRWPEIYELNRDKIKNPNLIYPGQVLRLPGTRPEPKPEPKPQPRPEPRPQPQPVPPPVGQPPRPQPVPPPVGQPPQPQPNPRPWPWPSPNPNPGPDPRPIPRPVPPGGSPIPGPNPRPWPWPSPGPNPGPNPGPNPIAGQEDNLGWGMRYAGSLLKGIESMKSSVYLSEGVAGGYMGGVGRVGFGQFFGLLKANFLTAAITSGVSNVLDLVRGKTDPKHALVNFATDTAAYTGIGAAATAIGGAVGSIVPGLGTIVGIGVGAVVGFGLSWFYEKFLRSKAQTRVAQVAGLPG, from the coding sequence TTGCGATCGACGAACGTCGGCTCCACGTCCGTGCAGGGCGGAGGCGGCGTTGCCAAGCCGAAGACCGTCTGGATTCCCAGCCCCAACTTCAGCAGCCGGCCGGGCGGCGCGGGCGACATCGACACCATCGTCCTCCACCACACCGCCGGCGGCGGCACGGCCGAGAGCGTCGGGCGCTACTTCCAGAACCCGAGCGCGCAGGTGAGCTCGCACTACATCGTGGGCAAGGACGGCACGATCGTGCAGTCGGTGCCGGACGGCAAGCGGGCCTGGCACGCGGGCACCAGCACTTTCAAGGGCCGCAGCGACGTCAACGATTTCTCCCTGGGCATCGAAATAGTCAACCGCGGGGACAACCAGGACCCCTACACCGACGCGCAATACGAGGCGCTCGCCGACCTGGTGGCCTGGATGATGAAGACCTACGACGTGCCCTGGGAGCGCATCACCGGCCACAAGGACGTGGCGCTGCCCAAGGGTCGCAAGGTCGATCCGTCCAACAACTTCAGCTACGACCGCCTCAAGCGGGAGGTCATGCAGCGGCTGGGCGGCCAGGCCCCCGGGCCGCGGCCCGAGCCCAAGCCGGAGCCGAAACCCGAACCCGGCCCCAGGCCCGGCCCCGGCGGAACCTACGTCGTGCGCAAGGGCGACTCGCTGTCGCTCATCGCCAAGCGCGAACTGGGCGACATCAACCGCTGGCCCGAGATCTACGAACTCAACCGGGACAAGATCAAGAACCCGAACCTGATCTATCCCGGCCAGGTGCTGCGGTTGCCGGGCACCAGGCCCGAACCGAAGCCCGAGCCGAAGCCGCAGCCCAGGCCGGAACCCAGGCCGCAGCCGCAGCCGGTTCCGCCGCCGGTGGGCCAGCCGCCGCGACCGCAGCCGGTCCCGCCGCCGGTGGGCCAACCGCCGCAACCGCAGCCGAATCCTCGGCCCTGGCCGTGGCCGAGCCCGAATCCGAATCCGGGCCCCGACCCGCGGCCGATCCCGCGGCCGGTGCCGCCAGGCGGCAGCCCGATCCCGGGCCCCAATCCGCGGCCCTGGCCGTGGCCGAGTCCCGGCCCGAATCCCGGACCGAACCCGGGCCCGAACCCGATCGCCGGCCAGGAGGACAATCTCGGCTGGGGCATGCGCTATGCCGGCTCCCTGCTCAAGGGCATCGAGAGCATGAAGTCGTCGGTGTACCTCTCGGAAGGCGTCGCCGGCGGCTACATGGGCGGCGTGGGCCGCGTCGGCTTCGGCCAGTTCTTCGGCCTGCTCAAGGCCAACTTCCTGACCGCCGCCATCACGTCCGGCGTCTCCAACGTGCTCGATCTGGTCCGCGGCAAGACCGACCCCAAGCACGCCCTGGTCAACTTCGCCACCGACACCGCCGCCTACACCGGCATCGGCGCGGCCGCCACCGCCATCGGCGGCGCGGTCGGGTCGATCGTCCCGGGCCTCGGCACCATCGTCGGCATCGGCGTCGGCGCCGTGGTGGGCTTCGGCCTCTCGTGGTTCTACGAGAAGTTCCTGCGGTCCAAGGCGCAGACCAGGGTCGCGCAGGTGGCCGGCCTGCCCGGCTAA
- a CDS encoding DUF1957 domain-containing protein codes for MPIGSLAIAILLHVPYVRRAGMWPFGEYQLYRAICDGIVPVLEAIRELQAGGIAPRFTVALSPLVAEQLSDLLLRTGFEEFMLRRLSQAEEDARSADADLAAAAVAQKARDERVLLAFFEEHRRDLVRSLREVEHAGAIEAIAYPATGAVLPLLPRVSARRAQVLQGLRAAEQHLEHAVAGMWLPGGAVAPGAEGESINDLLTGSGVTYTFVGEKALRGPMPGLPGMEGAPRSALDPQRLSDGLVALVRHGEFAAFVDSFAGQPEYFGPADPLGRRYWRRGGMPPDLAAGPGALEITVGAAPHDAQARRYDPSEAEGLWKRQAAAAVVRARELLAAHKDRTGRGGVLCLTLDARRFSAWPEGVPWLTEFVRQAHAAGIKLESGAEAVHRHQLQSLPDLTPSSWEGEGDFRVWQADNTTWYWEAVATTLDHAESLADRFGGVGNPLLVRMLAQATREALLLIAGEWPEMIGRGGEELDYAAERVREHLDRFRRLAYMLDTANPEEMDTPLLERYEALDNPFQSIDLGLLSADQHLAARDAPPGHRPWSGMGPGGVI; via the coding sequence ATGCCCATCGGGTCCCTGGCCATCGCGATCCTGCTGCACGTCCCGTACGTGCGGCGGGCAGGGATGTGGCCGTTCGGGGAGTATCAGCTCTACCGGGCCATCTGCGACGGCATCGTCCCCGTTCTCGAAGCGATCCGGGAGTTGCAGGCCGGCGGGATCGCGCCGCGGTTCACGGTGGCGCTCTCGCCGCTCGTCGCCGAGCAGCTATCCGATCTCCTGCTACGCACCGGGTTCGAGGAATTCATGCTGCGGCGCCTCTCGCAGGCGGAGGAGGACGCCCGGTCGGCCGACGCCGATCTGGCCGCCGCGGCCGTGGCCCAGAAAGCGCGCGACGAGCGCGTCCTGCTGGCGTTCTTCGAGGAGCACCGGCGCGACCTCGTGCGGTCGCTGCGGGAGGTCGAGCACGCGGGTGCCATCGAGGCCATCGCGTACCCGGCCACGGGTGCGGTCCTGCCGCTCCTGCCGCGCGTGTCGGCCCGCCGGGCGCAGGTGCTGCAGGGCCTGCGGGCGGCCGAGCAGCACCTCGAGCACGCGGTCGCGGGCATGTGGCTCCCGGGCGGCGCGGTGGCGCCCGGGGCCGAAGGCGAGAGCATCAACGATCTCCTGACGGGCTCGGGGGTTACCTACACCTTCGTCGGGGAGAAGGCGCTGCGCGGGCCGATGCCGGGCCTACCGGGCATGGAAGGCGCGCCGCGATCGGCCCTGGATCCCCAGCGACTGTCGGACGGCCTGGTGGCCCTGGTGCGGCATGGCGAGTTTGCTGCGTTCGTCGACTCGTTCGCCGGACAGCCGGAGTACTTCGGGCCGGCCGATCCGCTCGGACGGCGGTACTGGCGCCGCGGCGGAATGCCGCCGGACCTGGCGGCCGGTCCCGGCGCCCTCGAGATCACGGTCGGAGCGGCCCCCCACGACGCGCAGGCGCGGCGCTACGACCCGTCCGAGGCGGAGGGACTCTGGAAGCGCCAGGCGGCCGCGGCGGTGGTGCGCGCACGGGAGTTGCTCGCGGCTCACAAGGACCGTACGGGCCGGGGCGGCGTGCTCTGCCTGACGCTCGATGCCCGCCGCTTCAGCGCCTGGCCGGAAGGCGTGCCGTGGCTTACCGAGTTCGTGCGGCAGGCGCATGCGGCCGGGATCAAGCTCGAGAGCGGGGCCGAGGCGGTCCACCGCCATCAGTTGCAGAGCTTGCCCGACCTCACGCCGTCGTCGTGGGAGGGCGAAGGGGACTTCCGGGTCTGGCAGGCGGACAATACCACCTGGTACTGGGAGGCGGTCGCGACGACCCTCGACCACGCCGAGTCCCTGGCCGATCGCTTCGGCGGGGTCGGCAACCCCCTCCTCGTGCGCATGCTCGCCCAGGCGACCCGCGAGGCCCTGTTGCTGATCGCCGGGGAGTGGCCGGAGATGATCGGCCGCGGCGGAGAAGAGCTCGATTACGCCGCCGAACGCGTGCGCGAGCACCTCGACCGCTTCCGGCGTCTGGCCTACATGCTGGACACGGCCAATCCAGAGGAAATGGACACGCCGCTGCTCGAGCGCTACGAGGCGCTGGATAACCCGTTCCAGTCGATCGACCTGGGGTTGCTGTCGGCCGACCAGCACCTGGCGGCCCGGGACGCGCCGCCCGGGCACAGGCCGTGGAGCGGGATGGGGCCTGGCGGCGTGATATGA
- the istA gene encoding IS21 family transposase, whose product MEGKTQEVAAAAAGMSARTARKWERQGMPSFGRAPHDWRTRKDPFGEVWEQVVVPLLQADEKGKLLATTVFECLEERFPGRYQAGQIRTLQRRMRYWRALAGPEKEVFFPQEHPPGRESQIDFTHAEELGVTIRGEAFPHLIFELVLSHSGRRWANVTFSETFEALTAGIQSAAWDIGGVTEIWRTDNLSAATHQLGHEGGRALNRRFKAFMDHYGVRSTRIRVRKSNENGVVEKAHDTIKTAMEQALIVRGSRDFESQEDYRAFLQVVVDRLNRRKQDLFALEQHLLKPLPAVAVPTYTDVRTRVRKWSCIRVLDNSYSVPSRLIGHEVTARVHADFIEVLYRGRRVEAFPRLRGKSGHRIDYRHIIHSLVAKPGAFARYRYREDLFPALTFRLAYDALCSWRGTRADIEYVRILQLAATTMESEVDTALELLLEEATPFEYGDVKALVEPAIRPVTDPVAPLVPNLLGYDELLSGACHAQFNQVTTVPSAC is encoded by the coding sequence ATGGAAGGCAAGACACAGGAAGTGGCCGCGGCAGCGGCCGGAATGTCGGCGCGAACCGCCAGAAAGTGGGAGCGGCAAGGAATGCCGTCTTTCGGGCGGGCACCGCACGACTGGCGGACCCGCAAGGATCCCTTCGGCGAGGTCTGGGAGCAAGTGGTGGTGCCCTTGTTGCAGGCTGACGAGAAGGGCAAGCTCCTGGCGACCACCGTCTTCGAGTGTCTGGAAGAGCGATTCCCCGGCCGCTACCAGGCGGGCCAGATCCGGACGCTTCAGCGGCGCATGCGCTACTGGCGGGCGCTCGCCGGACCGGAGAAGGAAGTCTTCTTCCCGCAGGAGCACCCGCCGGGCCGAGAGTCGCAGATCGACTTCACCCACGCCGAGGAGCTCGGCGTCACCATCCGCGGCGAGGCGTTTCCCCACCTGATCTTCGAGCTGGTCCTGAGCCATAGCGGCCGCCGCTGGGCCAACGTCACGTTCAGCGAGACTTTCGAGGCCCTGACTGCCGGCATTCAAAGCGCAGCCTGGGACATCGGCGGCGTCACCGAGATCTGGCGGACGGACAACCTCTCGGCCGCCACCCACCAGCTCGGCCACGAGGGCGGCCGGGCCCTCAATCGGCGATTCAAGGCATTCATGGACCACTACGGCGTCCGGTCGACACGCATCCGCGTGCGCAAGTCCAACGAGAACGGCGTCGTGGAGAAGGCCCACGACACGATCAAGACGGCCATGGAGCAGGCTCTCATCGTGCGGGGGAGCCGCGATTTCGAGAGCCAGGAGGACTACCGCGCCTTCCTGCAGGTGGTCGTGGATCGCCTCAACCGCCGCAAACAAGACCTGTTCGCCCTGGAGCAGCACTTGCTCAAGCCACTGCCAGCGGTGGCCGTCCCCACCTACACCGACGTGCGCACCAGGGTCCGCAAATGGAGCTGCATCCGTGTGCTCGACAACTCGTACTCGGTGCCGTCGCGGCTCATCGGCCACGAGGTCACGGCGCGCGTCCACGCGGACTTCATCGAGGTCCTCTACCGCGGCCGCCGCGTCGAGGCCTTCCCTCGCCTGCGTGGCAAGAGTGGCCACCGGATCGACTACCGCCACATCATCCACTCGCTGGTGGCCAAGCCGGGGGCCTTTGCGCGGTACCGCTACCGTGAGGATCTCTTCCCGGCGCTGACCTTCCGCCTGGCCTACGACGCCCTGTGCTCGTGGCGCGGTACGCGGGCCGACATCGAGTACGTCCGCATCCTCCAACTCGCCGCCACCACGATGGAGTCCGAGGTCGATACGGCCCTGGAGCTCCTCCTAGAGGAGGCCACACCGTTCGAGTACGGCGACGTCAAAGCCCTGGTCGAGCCCGCTATAAGGCCGGTCACCGACCCGGTCGCCCCGTTGGTCCCCAACTTGCTCGGCTACGACGAGCTGCTGTCAGGAGCCTGCCATGCCCAGTTCAACCAAGTCACCACCGTCCCCAGCGCTTGCTGA
- a CDS encoding DUF1926 domain-containing protein, producing the protein MLLGQQPKLHLAFGLHNHQPFGNLDWVVAEACDKAYAPFLAVLERHPGIKVTLHYSGYLLEWLVAQRADLLGRLKKLVVSGQVELLAGAHYEPILAIIPDDNKVEQIVYHKQALARLLGAVPEGMWLAERVWEPHLVRPIAEAGVAWTCLDDSLFRAAGLRGAELFGYYQSEEQGQYLQIFPLNQEFCRLLPFESPRKAIDYLRQAATPDGSRLVVAIDSGEKFGVWPGTHRTVYEAGWLDEFFTLLEENADWIVPTTPAAYRARYRPWGRIYLPAGTYREMQGWALPADLQAAYEKAQETHGDAFLRGGFWRHFLVRYPEANNLHKKMLAVAAQVAEAMQTRQVLVPGGDAQEPGAFSDDWVAALHHLWRGQSNDPYWHGVFGGLYLPHLRRAAYGALLEAERICDRLAHRDAPFLEARVEDFDGDGSPEVLVRNHVQNAYFTCRGGALFELDYKPAACNLLDTLARRREAYHAKLPRAIPAQAAEAGSARSIHELILTKEEGLEKRLHYDWYRRVSLLDHFLHPDSHLGSFRDVTYGEQGDFVIEAYEASVAREADRVVVTLRRDGHVWVGQEFWPITLTKRLTVPGDAARLQADYEVRNAGDRPVALWFGVEFNNSLPDGRDEAEAELAAVTEVASRDAARGLTWALRWAEPTTVWRVPIETISQSEAGFERVYQGTAVMPHWHFELAPGGVWTTTLTQEVRAEER; encoded by the coding sequence ATGCTCCTCGGACAGCAACCCAAGCTCCACCTCGCGTTCGGCCTGCATAACCATCAGCCGTTCGGCAATCTCGACTGGGTGGTCGCCGAGGCCTGCGACAAGGCCTATGCGCCGTTTCTGGCCGTTCTGGAACGCCACCCGGGCATCAAGGTCACGCTGCACTACTCGGGGTACCTGCTCGAGTGGCTGGTGGCGCAGCGCGCGGACTTACTTGGCCGCCTGAAGAAGCTGGTGGTGTCGGGCCAGGTCGAGCTGCTCGCCGGAGCGCACTACGAGCCGATTCTTGCCATCATCCCCGATGACAACAAGGTCGAGCAGATCGTCTATCACAAGCAGGCCCTCGCCCGCCTCCTGGGCGCGGTGCCGGAGGGGATGTGGCTGGCCGAGCGGGTCTGGGAGCCGCACCTGGTGCGGCCGATAGCCGAGGCCGGCGTCGCGTGGACCTGCCTCGACGACTCGCTGTTCCGGGCGGCGGGCCTGCGCGGGGCGGAGCTCTTCGGCTATTACCAGAGCGAGGAGCAGGGCCAGTACCTGCAGATCTTCCCGCTCAACCAGGAATTCTGCCGGCTCCTGCCGTTCGAGTCGCCGCGCAAGGCGATCGACTACCTGCGCCAGGCCGCGACGCCGGACGGTTCGCGGCTCGTCGTGGCGATCGACAGCGGCGAGAAGTTCGGGGTCTGGCCCGGGACGCACCGCACGGTCTACGAGGCCGGCTGGCTGGACGAGTTCTTCACCCTGCTGGAGGAAAACGCCGACTGGATCGTGCCCACGACGCCCGCCGCGTACCGGGCGCGCTACCGGCCCTGGGGGCGCATCTACCTGCCGGCCGGGACCTACCGCGAGATGCAGGGCTGGGCCTTGCCGGCCGACCTGCAGGCGGCCTACGAGAAGGCGCAGGAGACGCACGGCGACGCCTTCCTGCGCGGCGGCTTCTGGCGGCACTTCCTGGTGCGTTACCCCGAGGCCAACAACCTCCACAAGAAGATGCTCGCCGTGGCCGCGCAGGTGGCCGAAGCGATGCAGACCCGGCAGGTGCTGGTGCCGGGCGGCGACGCCCAGGAGCCGGGGGCGTTCTCGGACGATTGGGTCGCCGCCTTGCACCACCTGTGGCGCGGGCAGTCCAACGATCCTTACTGGCATGGCGTGTTCGGCGGGCTGTACTTGCCGCACCTCCGGCGGGCGGCGTACGGCGCGCTGCTCGAGGCCGAGCGCATCTGCGATCGCCTCGCGCACCGGGACGCGCCGTTCCTCGAAGCTCGCGTGGAGGATTTCGACGGCGACGGCAGTCCCGAGGTCCTGGTCCGCAACCACGTCCAGAACGCGTACTTCACGTGCCGGGGCGGGGCCTTGTTCGAACTCGACTACAAGCCGGCGGCATGCAACCTCCTCGACACCCTGGCTCGGCGCCGGGAGGCCTACCACGCGAAACTGCCCCGGGCGATCCCGGCGCAGGCGGCCGAGGCGGGGAGCGCGAGGTCCATCCACGAGCTCATACTGACCAAGGAAGAAGGCCTGGAAAAGCGCCTCCACTACGACTGGTACCGGCGGGTCTCCCTGCTGGACCACTTCCTGCACCCGGACAGCCACCTCGGGTCGTTCCGCGACGTGACGTACGGGGAGCAGGGAGATTTCGTCATCGAGGCCTACGAGGCGAGCGTGGCGCGGGAGGCCGACCGCGTGGTGGTCACCCTCCGCAGGGACGGCCACGTCTGGGTCGGCCAGGAGTTCTGGCCGATCACCTTGACCAAGCGCCTGACCGTGCCGGGCGACGCGGCCCGCCTCCAGGCCGACTACGAGGTGCGCAACGCCGGCGACAGGCCCGTGGCGCTATGGTTCGGCGTCGAATTCAACAACTCGCTGCCGGACGGCCGCGACGAGGCAGAGGCCGAACTCGCGGCCGTCACCGAGGTGGCGTCGCGGGACGCGGCGCGCGGCCTGACCTGGGCGCTGCGCTGGGCGGAGCCGACCACGGTGTGGCGCGTGCCCATCGAGACCATCTCTCAGAGCGAGGCGGGTTTCGAACGCGTCTACCAGGGCACCGCAGTCATGCCGCACTGGCACTTCGAACTGGCGCCGGGCGGCGTCTGGACGACGACGCTGACGCAGGAAGTCCGCGCGGAAGAGAGGTGA